One Setaria viridis chromosome 5, Setaria_viridis_v4.0, whole genome shotgun sequence genomic region harbors:
- the LOC140222952 gene encoding uncharacterized protein: MARAGAAVVLALAVCCLLVAPAPARRPADREAAAEPLRPKPAVAADCADAAEAEQGSALAVPEQEDPARDEEPRRRSSSLLCLVFRCGGEPAGLNGALVARGSSEEPQVLDDGTWRAVEGKAEAEDEDERPYETDWDSDCDSDDEGEEDGVLGWLWRLADRFWFLIDPSQP, encoded by the coding sequence ATGGCCCGCGCCGGCGCAGCCGtcgtcctcgccctcgccgtctGCTGCCTCCTGGTGGCCCCcgccccggcgcgccgccccgccgacCGCGAGGCGGCCGCCGAGCCGCTGCGGCCCAagccggcggtggccgcggaCTGCGCCGATGCGGCCGAAGCTGAACAGGGGTCCGCGCTCGCCGTGCCCGAGCAGGAGGACCCCGCCCGCGACGAGGAGCCCCGGCGGCGGTCCTCCTCCCTGCTCTGCCTCGTCTTTCGgtgcggcggcgagccggcgggcCTGAACGGCGCGTTGGTGGCCCGGGGCAGCTCCGAGGAGCCGCAGGTGCTGGACGATGGGACCTGGCGGGCGGTGGAGgggaaggcggaggcggaggacgaggacgagcggCCGTACGAGACGGACTGGGACTCTGACTGCGACTCCGACGACGAGGGCGAAGAAGACGGCGTCTTGGGGTGGCTCTGGAGGCTGGCTGATCGCTTCTGGTTTCTCATCGATCCCAGCCAGCCATGA
- the LOC117858695 gene encoding uncharacterized protein translates to MPLYDCMLLVKPLVTREAMSELVARVARRAYQRNGVVTDVKSFGKVQLGYGIKKLDGRHYQGQLMQMTMMVPPTFTQELHYLNKEDRLLRWLVVKHRDAVYGLEFINEDDGRNEMSGFSLAHTKDDYDIEIGSDESESEFLTSSDDDSDGYKYDFEEEK, encoded by the exons ATGCCGCTGTACGACTGCATGCTGCTGGTGAAGCCGCTGGTCACCAGGGAGGCCATGTCGGAGCTGGTGGCGCGGGTGGCGCGCCGCGCGTACCAGCGCAACGGGGTCGTCACCGACGTCAAGTCCTTCGGAAAGGTGCAGCTCGGCTACGGCATCAAGAAGCTCGACGGCCGCCACTACCAG GGCCAGCTTATGCAAATGACCATGATGGTTCCACCTACCTTCACGCAAGAACTCCACTATCTGAACAAGGAGGACAGGCTGCTTCGCTGGCTGGTTGTGAAGCATAGAGATGCAGTATACGGTCTGGAGTTCATCAACGAGGATGACGGGAGGAACGAGATGAGTGGTTTCAGCCTTGCTCATACAAAAGACGACTACGATATCGAAATCGGCTCTGATGAATCTGAATCTGAGTTCCTCACCTCCTCCGATGATGATTCCGATGGCTACAAGTATGACTTCGAGGAGGAGAAGTAG